The Rothia sp. SD9660Na DNA segment GTGTTCCGGTCATGGCACCGGCTGGGCTAGGGCTATGAGCTGTGGGGTGTCGCCCATTCTTCGAGCTGCTGGGCTATCTGCTCAAAGGTCAGTGAGTGCTCTGCTACCTGGACAACGAACTGTGCTTGCTCGTTATCTTCAAGCACCTCTAGCGGGAGAATATCCCAGCCGTTCAGGTACATGAAAAGGACGGTGCAGGTGTAGGCGGTGCGTTTGTTGCCGTCCGTAAAAGGGTGATTCTGTACTAGGGCCTCTAAGAGGGCTGCGGCCTTGTTAAAGATACCGGCGTAAAGTTCGTGGCCTGCGTAGCTGGTGGCAGGGCGGGCTAGGGCGCTTTCTAGCAGGTGTTCCCCGCCGGGTTTGAGGTGCTGGCCCGGTGCTAGGCGGGCGTGTACTGCTAGGGCTTCAGATAGGGCCACATATCGCATAGGGGCGGGCGGGGGTGCTACTGAGTGGCGAGGATAGCGTTTACACCCTCTAGGCGGTCGAGGACGGTTTCTAGCGCGTCTTGGAAGTCCTGGGCGGTGGCTGTGGTTTCGTGAGCGGTTGCGGTCATGGTGGGGGGCGCTCCTTTTGCTGTTGGTCTGCTGGTGTGGGTTAAGCCTAGCGTTAAGGGCGGGGCGGTGGCTAGGTGCTGGTGGTGTGTCTGCGAGCGCTCGCATACGGTTGGGGGTCTGCTGTTCTGCTCGTTGTGGTGGCCGTGGGTGCTGGTGTCTGGTCGAGGGGCCGGGGTAGCTGTGGGCCGGTGTCTGTGCGTTCGATAAGCCGGTGGGTGCTAGATACCGTGCCCGCCGTACATATGAGGGTTCCCGTAATCAAATTTCGCTCTGAGTCCGGTAATGATTTCTGAGTTGCACCCTTGGCATGCCTTGACGCTGTATGTTTCGTGTCCTGGCACCCGGCAGTTTCCTTTATAGGGAACGTGGTACCCCCCATACGCTTGTAGTTCCCTCTAAGCTGTCTGAAGTGTCCCAGGTTTTGTTCCGTTTGAGTAGATGGGAAAATCTGGAACATGCCCAAGAAATTTGATCAGGATGCCAAGGATCGGGTGGTCCGCCCCGTCTTGCCCCGCCGAACAATGCTGGCAGGGACCGGGCTTACCATAGCCCTGAGCACTTTACTTGTTGCCTGTGGCCCCGCTGAAGAGCAAATTCAGCCCACCGTCACCGGTGATGAACACACCAACGAGGCCCACGACGTAGACATCAATCAGGCACTTGACCAGCTCAAAGCAGACTACGGCGTTACCCTCAGCCTGGCTGTCTCCGATAGCAACGCAACCATTAAGATTTACCGCAGATTTGGGTCTGACGACGGGGAATCTACGGCCAGCGCCCAGTCCCTCAACAAGACCTATGAGCTGCTGGGTGTCACAGAGACCCGATCTGCCGGAACCTGGGGCGATAACCAAACCTGGGCCGAGGACCAGGTGCGTATCATGCGGGCCATCGTCGATACTGTTGAATGGGTCAATGCTACCGACGCCCAGTTCCTTCTCGAAAAAATGGTTCCGCTCGATTGGTCACAAATCTGGGGCGTGGGCTCCCAATACGGGCAGACCGTATTGGGGGAACCTGTCACCGACGTATCGGTTAAAAATGGCTGGATCCAGGAAGATACTGGTGAATGGCGCATCAACTCTGTTGGGGTTGTGCGCACCGAAGATACCACTTACTCCCTTGCCCTATTGAGCAAGGGGTTCGATGACCAGCAGGTAGGGTACGAGGTATCTAGCCAGGCAGTGCAAGCCTACTTTGACCGCGCCGGCTAAGTGTGTGGGTTTCTAACTTGATGTAACCAGCGGCCTGAGCTACCGCGCATACAACCACCGGCCCTAAACGTTGAAACCCGAGTGCCCGTAATTCGCGAGCCAGGGTATCGGTTTCAGCGGTGGTTCGGGGGAGTGCTTCGGCGCATGGGCTCAGTAATTCATCTGGAAATGCAGCAGCAAAGAGATCCGCTAGATTTACCCGAGACTCTTGCAACACTCTGGCGTTGGTGATGCAGGCCCGAAGCTTAGATTCGTTCCTAATTCCGATATCGCCCTCAAGGTAGGCACTGATATCGTCTTCAGCCATGGCAGCTAAACGGTTGGGTTGAAAATTGTGTAAGGCCCTGTTCAGCTCCTCCCGTTTTGCTAGAACCGTAGACCACCACAGGCCGCTTTGGAACACCAGTAGGCAGAGGTGCTCGAAAAGGGCCTCGTTGGTGCGTGGCACGTTCTGCCATTCCCGTTCAAAGTAGGTGCGGGTACGGTCATCCCGTACCCAGGCAGGCTCATCGGGAACACGTGTATCGGTCACTGTGATGTCTCCTTTGTGCTCGTAGGTGCGGACGCCCGCCCCGGTGTCTTAGCGGGGCAGGTGGTATGAGCCTAGAGGGGCAGGGCAGCTGTGCAACAGGGGTGTGAACAAAATCTGTTATGAAAGCTCTTGCCCGCGTCACAGCTTCACCAATTTTCTGCCCTTTACCGTGCAATAGCAGCACATAAGTTATCCACAGGCACCATTTTTCTGGCTCATAGGCCTCTGCTGATGTAACCCTTGAGGCACCCGATCCACCCACGATTCAAGGAGGAGCCATGACCGACACCGTCACTATCCGAGGCTTTATCGCAACGGCACCCACCCAAAAATTTCTGCCCAATGGCAATATCCCGGTAACGAACTTCCGTATTGCCTCCACACCCCGCTGGTTTGATGCCACCAGCGGCACCTGGAAAGAAGGAACAACCAACTGGTACACCGTCAACTCCTTTAGAGCTCTGGCGTATAACAGTGCCCGGAGCCTACAGGTAGGGCACCCGGTGCTGGTTACCGGACGCCTGCGCGTCAAGCAGTTTGAACGGGCGGACGGCTCACCCGGCACCAGCATCGAAGTGGACGCCACCAGCATCGGGCACGACCTCAATTACGGGTTAGCCAATTTTGCCCGTGTCACCGACCGAAAACCGGATGTCGATGAAACCGATCGCAAGTTCAACGAACAGGTAGCAGGGGAACAAAAACTCAACCACGGCTATAGCTCTCTACCAGCTGTTGAAGAAGACCCCCAAGGCAACCATTCTCCCGAAAACGGCCATCAGGTTTCTGACCAGGGGCTCACTGATAAGGCAGCAGACGATGAGGCTGTTGAGGCTTTGACCAGCTAAATGGCGGGGCAGGGCAAACTCACACCAAGATTCTTGGCAGATGCCCTGCCCTAAACCCCCAACAGCTTGACATCAACCGGTAGGCTTAAACGCATGGCAGAATTTATCTACACCATGACCAAAGCCCGCAAAACTGTAGGCGACAAAGTTATCCTTAACGACGTATCAATGTCGTTCTTCCCCGGTGCAAAAATCGGTATGGTCGGCCCCAACGGTGCCGGTAAGTCAACCATCCTGAAAATTATGGCGGGACTCGATACTCCCTCCAACGGCGAAGCACGACTTTCAGAGGGCTACACCGTGGGCATCCTCATGCAGGAGCCCCCGCTGAACGAAGAAAAGACCGTCCTGGGTAACGTTCAGGAAGGCGTCGGCGAAATCTACGAAAAGATTGTTCGCTACAACGAAATCTCAGAAGAGATGGCCAACCCCGATGCTGACTTCGACGCGCTCATGGAAGAAATGGGCAAGCTGCAGGAGGCCATTGACGCTGCCAACGCCTGGGACATCGACTCCCAGCTGGAACAGGCCATGGACGCCCTGCGCTGCCCTCCCGGCGACTCACCCGTTACCCACCTCTCCGGTGGCGAACGACGCCGCGTAGCGCTCTGTAAGCTTCTGCTCCAGAAGCCCGACCTGCTCCTGCTTGACGAGCCCACCAACCACCTGGACGCCGAATCCGTCCTCTGGCTGGAACAGCATCTGCAGTCCTACGAGGGCGCAGTAATCGCTATTACCCACGACCGTTACTTCCTCGATCACGTTGCAGAATGGATCGCAGAAGTAGACCGCGGTAACCTCTACCCCTACGAGGGCAACTACTCCACTTACCTGGACAAGAAGCGCGCTCGCCTTGAAGTTCAGGGTAAGAAGGACGCCAAGCTCGCTAAGCGCCTGGAAGAAGAACTCGAGTGGGTTCGCTCCAACACCAAGGGCCGTCAGGCTAAGTCGAAGGCTCGCCTGGCCCGCTACGAAGAGATGGCTGCAGAGGCGGAGAAGACCCGCAAGCTAGACTTCGAAGAAATCCAGATTCCCCCGGGACCCCGTCTGGGTAACGTCGTCATCGAAGCAGAAAACCTGCAGAAGGGCTTCGACGGACGCTCCCTCATTAACGATCTCTCCTTCTCCCTGCCCCGTAACGGCATCGTCGGCGTCATCGGCCCCAACGGTGTAGGTAAGTCAACCCTCTTCAAGACCATCGTTGGCCTTGAACCCCTCGACGGCGGCAACCTGAAGATTGGTGAAACCGTTAAGATTTCATACGTTGACCAGAACCGCTCCAACATCGACCCCGAAAAGTCGCTGTGGGAGGTCGTCTCAGACGGCCTGGATTACATCCAGGTAGGACAGGTAGAAATGCCCTCACGCGCCTACGTCTCAGCCTTCGGCTTCAAGGGCCCCGACCAGCAGAAGAAGGCAGGCGTGCTCTCCGGTGGTGAGCGCAACCGTCTCAACCTGGCCCTGACCCTCAAGCAGGGCGGCAACCTGCTGCTGCTCGACGAACCTACCAACGACCTGGACGTCGAAACCCTCACCTCTCTCGAAAATGCCCTGCTGGAATTCCCCGGCTGTGCCGTCGTGGTCTCCCACGACCGCTGGTTCCTCGACAGAGTAGCTACCCACATCCTGGCCTGGGAAGGCACTGACGAACAGCCCGACAACTGGTACTGGTTCGAGGGTAACTTCGAATCCTACGAGAAGAACAAGATTGAGCGTCTTGGCCCCGAGGCAGCGAAGCCGCACCGCGTCGTTCACCGCAAGTTGACTCGATGAGCTAGATAAAATCCCTCCCACCTTCACCGGCGGGAGGGATTTTCTTTACCTGTTTACTGATCGCGATACTCTGGCAACCTAATCATGGCTTCTTGGGTTACGGTGGCTACGTGCAGGCCGTCGCGGGTGAAGACCTTACCCACAGAGAGGCCGCGGGAGTCCTGGGCACTGGGCGATTCCTGAACGAGGAGTAACCACTCATCGGCGCGGGCCGGGCGGTGGAACCATATGGCGTGATCTAGCGAGGCTACCTTCATTCCGGGTTCAAGCCATGTCTTGCCGTGCTGCCGCAGAATCGGTTCAAGCTGGGTATAGTCTGATGAATAGGCCAGGGCAGCCTGATGTAGGGCAGGGTCATCGGGCAAGGCTTCAAAGGTTTTGAACCAGACCATATTCACCGGCTGCTTCTCATCACTGGGCGAGGTGTATAGCGGGGAAGTCACATGCCGGACGTCGAAGGGGCGGGAGAAAGCAACTTTCTGGGCGATGGGGACCTGTAGATGCCCCAGCAGGTCCGCTGCGGTGGGCAGACTCTCGGGCGCGGGAACGTCCTGCGGCATTCTGGCGCCGTGGTCTGGCCCAGGGGCAGGCACCTGGAAGGAAGCAATACACGAAAAGATTGGTTGCCCACCCTGATAGGCCTGCACCCTGCGGGTGGAAAATGACCTGGCGTCATTGAGGGCCTCGGCCCCGTAGGAGAGATCGCCTTCTACGTCACCGGGGCGCAGAAAGTAGCCGTGCAGGGAATGCAGAGTTTTACCGTCGACCGTATGGGCAGCAGCCATAACAGCCTGGGCGAGCACCTGCCCGCCGAAAATGCGCGGGGATTCCTTGGTGAGGGTCAGGGCACTAAAGACATGCTCGTGGGCGGACGCTCCACCCGGAGTGAGGCTGAGCATGGCCAGTAATTTTTGGGTAGGAGAGAGACTTTCTAGGGTTTCGTGACTCATAGTTACACTCTCTCACAGGTAGCCCCATTTTTCTCATCTCACTGGAAGCCCAACTGAGTTTCTGCGATAGGGTGGTGGGAGAATAGACCGCATAAGCTCGTTTGAAAGCTAGTGATATGACCGAGCCAAAACTCTCTGACTACACTGACTATGTTTATCTGCCCGATGCTACAACTGCGCGTGACCTGGCGACCTATCTGACCCGGGCCCGTTCTGTGGACACCCAGGCTGCCGTCCGCCTACAGGCTAACGGTGAGGTGCTGGGGGTGTCGGTGTGTGTGCTTGCACCTGAAACTCTGCTCGATTCGACGCCCACGGTGATTGGTCTGCGCGCTATCAAGCTGGCCCAGCCTGCCGAGGTTGATCTTACGGTTGAGTCGGCAGCTCTTCTGGATCGACTAGCCCGCATTGAAGAGGCCGGGCTGGCCCTGGCCCTGCCGCCAGTTACCGTGGCCGCCCCCTGGGCCGGGCGTACCGCTCCGCGCAGCGGCTGGGAGAAGAAAGGATTTTATCTCTCTGACCATGCCCGCACAGCAGCCCAGGAGGGGATTGCCGCGGTAGACGGGGCCCTGCCCGCTAACCCGGGGCACGCGGTGGTGACAACCGTCCGCTCCCGTATCTGGTCTTCACCCCTACAGGCCCCCGATGCGGCGGTGAGCCTACCCACCGGGGCTGCTTTTGCCCTTGAGGTGCTCGGGTTCCTGCCGCCGCGGGCTACCGAACCCATGCCCGTTTTTGCCAGCGGACGCTGGGCCCGCATCTCGGCCCGGGCAGGGCACGTCCTGGTCTACTCGGCTGCCTCAGCCTAAAACCAACTACTGGGCCCGGTTCTGCATGGCGTGGGCTGCCCTGTCAAAGTAGGCCCACATTTCGGCGTCGTGCAGGGGAGCTAGCTCTAGGGTGTCCATGGCCTCCCGCATGTACTTCAGCCAGGTATCGCGTTCTTTGGGGCCGATATAGAAGGGGTTGTGGCGCATGCGCAGACGCGGGTGGCCGCGCTCTGCCTGGTAGGTCTTGGGCCCGCCCCAGTACTGCTCCAAGAACATAAAGAGCCGACGTTCAGCAGGCCCCAGGTCTTCCTCGGGGTACATGGCACGAAATTCCGGGTCAGCCGCCACACGGGAGTAGAACTCGCGGCAGAGCTTTTCAAAAACCGGTCGCCCACCCACCTGGTAGTAGAAAGAGCGCTCATCGACCGTTTCGGTCGCGGTTGAGGTCTGGACGCTGGCCTCGCCGGGCGCAGATAAGGGGCGGAAGGCTGGGTTGGGTAAATTCATACCCACCAGTCTACTCCCGCCCCTTATCGTCTGCAGTTACTTCATGGCTCAGAACCTAGCGGTCTGCGGCCTGAACCTTCAGCGCGCGAGCCAGGGAGTCGCGTCCTTCTGCTACCTGACGCTTGAGGGCCGCTGCGTCCTCGGGCAGGCCAGCCAGATAAGCCTCGGCCTTATCCAGGACCTCCTGAGTGTAGAAGCGGGGGAAGAGCCCACCAATAATCTGGCTTGAGATCTCGTGGGAGCGCTCGCGCCAGACCCCCTCAATAGCCTCGAAGTAACGGTCGATGTAGGGCTCTGAGAACTCGGGGGCACCGCGGTAGAAGCCGAGAATAGCAGAGCGCTGCACGATGTTAGAGAGCTCTCCGGTCTCCACCACGGCCCGCCAGGTATCAGCCTTGGCCTCAGCGGTGGGGATAGCAGCCTTGGCGGTAGCAGCTGCCTGCTGGCCGTTGGAGGTGTTGTCCTCAGCCAGAGCAGCGTCAATCTCTGCTGCGGTAACGCGTCCGCCCGCAGCCAGAGATCCCAGCAGGTTCCAGCGCAGGTCGGTATCAATCTCCAGACCTTCTAGAACGGTAGCACCATCGAGCAGGGCAGCTACAGCATCGAGCTGGTCTGACGTGTGGGCCAGGCGGGCGAAGGTACCGACCAACTGGAACTGGTTATCAGAACCTGCCTCAGCCGCCTGAGCCAGCTGCCAGATACGGTCAGCAGCCTCCGCCCGAACAGCCTCAGCATGGGCGGG contains these protein-coding regions:
- a CDS encoding type II toxin-antitoxin system death-on-curing family toxin, which produces MALSEALAVHARLAPGQHLKPGGEHLLESALARPATSYAGHELYAGIFNKAAALLEALVQNHPFTDGNKRTAYTCTVLFMYLNGWDILPLEVLEDNEQAQFVVQVAEHSLTFEQIAQQLEEWATPHSS
- a CDS encoding serine hydrolase, translated to MPKKFDQDAKDRVVRPVLPRRTMLAGTGLTIALSTLLVACGPAEEQIQPTVTGDEHTNEAHDVDINQALDQLKADYGVTLSLAVSDSNATIKIYRRFGSDDGESTASAQSLNKTYELLGVTETRSAGTWGDNQTWAEDQVRIMRAIVDTVEWVNATDAQFLLEKMVPLDWSQIWGVGSQYGQTVLGEPVTDVSVKNGWIQEDTGEWRINSVGVVRTEDTTYSLALLSKGFDDQQVGYEVSSQAVQAYFDRAG
- a CDS encoding DNA-3-methyladenine glycosylase I, giving the protein MTDTRVPDEPAWVRDDRTRTYFEREWQNVPRTNEALFEHLCLLVFQSGLWWSTVLAKREELNRALHNFQPNRLAAMAEDDISAYLEGDIGIRNESKLRACITNARVLQESRVNLADLFAAAFPDELLSPCAEALPRTTAETDTLARELRALGFQRLGPVVVCAVAQAAGYIKLETHTLSRRGQSRLALPG
- the ssb gene encoding single-stranded DNA-binding protein, with protein sequence MTDTVTIRGFIATAPTQKFLPNGNIPVTNFRIASTPRWFDATSGTWKEGTTNWYTVNSFRALAYNSARSLQVGHPVLVTGRLRVKQFERADGSPGTSIEVDATSIGHDLNYGLANFARVTDRKPDVDETDRKFNEQVAGEQKLNHGYSSLPAVEEDPQGNHSPENGHQVSDQGLTDKAADDEAVEALTS
- the ettA gene encoding energy-dependent translational throttle protein EttA, which encodes MAEFIYTMTKARKTVGDKVILNDVSMSFFPGAKIGMVGPNGAGKSTILKIMAGLDTPSNGEARLSEGYTVGILMQEPPLNEEKTVLGNVQEGVGEIYEKIVRYNEISEEMANPDADFDALMEEMGKLQEAIDAANAWDIDSQLEQAMDALRCPPGDSPVTHLSGGERRRVALCKLLLQKPDLLLLDEPTNHLDAESVLWLEQHLQSYEGAVIAITHDRYFLDHVAEWIAEVDRGNLYPYEGNYSTYLDKKRARLEVQGKKDAKLAKRLEEELEWVRSNTKGRQAKSKARLARYEEMAAEAEKTRKLDFEEIQIPPGPRLGNVVIEAENLQKGFDGRSLINDLSFSLPRNGIVGVIGPNGVGKSTLFKTIVGLEPLDGGNLKIGETVKISYVDQNRSNIDPEKSLWEVVSDGLDYIQVGQVEMPSRAYVSAFGFKGPDQQKKAGVLSGGERNRLNLALTLKQGGNLLLLDEPTNDLDVETLTSLENALLEFPGCAVVVSHDRWFLDRVATHILAWEGTDEQPDNWYWFEGNFESYEKNKIERLGPEAAKPHRVVHRKLTR
- a CDS encoding acyl-CoA thioesterase II gives rise to the protein MSHETLESLSPTQKLLAMLSLTPGGASAHEHVFSALTLTKESPRIFGGQVLAQAVMAAAHTVDGKTLHSLHGYFLRPGDVEGDLSYGAEALNDARSFSTRRVQAYQGGQPIFSCIASFQVPAPGPDHGARMPQDVPAPESLPTAADLLGHLQVPIAQKVAFSRPFDVRHVTSPLYTSPSDEKQPVNMVWFKTFEALPDDPALHQAALAYSSDYTQLEPILRQHGKTWLEPGMKVASLDHAIWFHRPARADEWLLLVQESPSAQDSRGLSVGKVFTRDGLHVATVTQEAMIRLPEYRDQ
- a CDS encoding transcriptional regulator — protein: MTEPKLSDYTDYVYLPDATTARDLATYLTRARSVDTQAAVRLQANGEVLGVSVCVLAPETLLDSTPTVIGLRAIKLAQPAEVDLTVESAALLDRLARIEEAGLALALPPVTVAAPWAGRTAPRSGWEKKGFYLSDHARTAAQEGIAAVDGALPANPGHAVVTTVRSRIWSSPLQAPDAAVSLPTGAAFALEVLGFLPPRATEPMPVFASGRWARISARAGHVLVYSAASA
- a CDS encoding globin, translated to MNLPNPAFRPLSAPGEASVQTSTATETVDERSFYYQVGGRPVFEKLCREFYSRVAADPEFRAMYPEEDLGPAERRLFMFLEQYWGGPKTYQAERGHPRLRMRHNPFYIGPKERDTWLKYMREAMDTLELAPLHDAEMWAYFDRAAHAMQNRAQ